ttctctaggatttgtctaggactctcagcgaaatgaatttttctgatttttctctaggatttatctaggatttctgtaggatttgtctaggattctcagcgaaatgaatttttctaagttttctctagatttctctaggatttgtctaggactctcagcgaaatgaatttttccaagttttctctagatttctctaggatttgtctaggatttgtctaggattctcagcgaaatgaatttttctaagttttctctagatttctctaggatttgtctaggactctcagcgaaatgaatttttccaagttttctctagatttctctagtatttgtctaggattctcagcgaaatgaatttttctaagttttctctaggatttctataggatttgtctaggattctcagcgaaatgaatttttctaagttttctctaggatttctctaggatttctctaggatttgtctaggactctcagcgaaatgaatttttctaagttttctctaggatttttctaggattcgtctaggactctcagcgaaatgaatttttctaagttttctctaggatttctctaggatttgtctaggactctcagcgaaatgaatttttctaagttttctctagatttctctaggatttgtctaggactctcagcgaaatgaatttttctaagttttctctagatttctttaggatttgtctaggactctcagcgaaatgaatttttctaagttttctctagatttctctagtatttgtctaggattctcagcgaaatgaattttcctaagttttctctaggatttctctaggatttgtctaggatttgtctaggattctcagcgaaatgaatttttctaagtttcctctaggatttttctaggatttgtctaggatttgtctagaattctcagcgaaatatatttttctaagttttctctaggatttttctaggatttctctagtattcgtctaggactctcagcgaaatgaatttttctaagttttctctaggatttatctaggatttgtctaggactctcagcgaaatgaatttttctaagttttctctaggatttctctaggatttgtctaggactctcagcgaaatgaatttttctgagttttctctaggatttctctaggatttgtctaggactctcagcgaaatgaatttttctaagttttctctaggatttctctaggatttgtctaggactctcagcgaaatgaatttttctaagttttctctaggatttctctaggatttgtctaggattctcagcgaaatgaatttttctaagttttctctaggatttgtctaggatttgtctaggattttcagcgaaatgaattttcctaagttttctctaggatttctctaggatttgtctaggatttgtctaggattcagagaagtcttctGGAAAAATGCTGGCTCATAAAAGTAGATATAtaatgtctctaggatttctgttCGATTTAGAGTTTTGATATCAAAATAAGCTCTCCTTCGAAGTCAATTGTACTCCGagaggattaaataaataaacagtcaccTGATCCGCGTTCactctgcaaattttttaccgtaTGCAAAGTCCTGATCATTtctaataaatcaatttaaaaaaaaatcctgtaTATCaggaattataaattgaaaataataaactttaaaattgaattgagAGTTAAAGCAACTATTAGTGTTATTAGTAAGTTGTTAATAACATTAGTGTCGaaaatgtaagtaaaattAGCCGTAAAGTTTATCACAGAGGTGGTATAGTAGTTGTGGCAACATATGCTCAGACAGACTCATTCAGGCGTCGCATGAGTTACCATCAGGGCTTTTCTCTCCTACTCACTAGCTATATATTACAAccctaaatatatacatatgtagatatcgagtatatacatatattagagGACGACACCCGGGTTTTCCGGCGGGTTGGTCTACCGCACTCGTTAACTGCGCCGCAACACGTTAACCCTCCGGCTCGATTACTAAATTTCATTCTCGCGCCTTCGTTTCCTACCAGCGATATTTCGACCTCATTGTACTCGAGCAGAGCCAAGGGATCGAGAGCCAGAGGGATCAATAAAAAGAttacaaacatatatataaaatgtcgATACTGATAGTAAAAAGCTTGTCGGTTATTTCTTGACATGTGACATTTCTTATTGGAAAGTGGGTGGGAAGGGGGGGGGGCTAATAAATGTGTGTACTGTATGCTGGAGGAGTTATAAAGAAGGGGGAGGTTTAAAAGAGAGAAAGGCTGTTgagaaaacatatatataagaacaTTGAAAAGTTTGTAAAACATACGCGACATGTTGCGAGGATAGGTGGCTGTAACTTAGACGCTGGCCCCGCTGGTAAAACTGCTAAGGGTCGCCTTTGTTTTCACACACTGGGGATGCTGAATTTATTGCATCGGTGAATTGAAAACATAccacatgttttttttattttttttgctgctTAAGGTTGAAGTACAAGTGCagaattttctatttcatgGAGTGTCtggattatttttgaattccaGAGTTACTTTgagtatttgaatttttttttttttccggaacagttataagtaataagtttgttttttaaatatgtgaGATTAAATATCTGTCTGTGTGAAGTAAAGTAGATATTGCTCGATGTATGGGAGAGCAAAGCATGGCGCAGTTACGTcagagtaattaattttagtggATTTTAATTGCCATGCAGAATTAAATTGTCAAGgtttttaaaagtttgatattaattacaacatttttttcagtttaattttctagatattttttagatttttttaataatttcgtatttttAGAAACAAGTACTGGTGTTAATTAGCGTTTTTTGACCTTGTGTGTATAAGACGGTCATTTCTTATATCATTAGCTTTTAATCGGTAATGAGTTCATCACTcaactaaaaaatagttttatgatacaaaattaatttactttttgcttctaattgtcatttaattgtttaaaaaaaaaaataattgtaatttaaaaaaaaaagaagtaaactatgattttactaataagtgacttaataaattataagaaaaaaaatcattaattaattatagaaaatcgGACTCGTTGCCCACGtccaggaaaaaaattttttttacgagagttattaataaatgcatgTATATTTGGAGTTTTTGAAGTTCAAAagctttaattgtaaaaataaaaaaaaaaaaaatttcaataagcaaaaataaaaaatgatgaaaaggACGAAGAAAATTTAGCTGTAGATTTATACATGAAAAGACTAAAGTAAGtacgttataaataatttgcgATGTGTAAGCGAGTATACTGGCAATATACAGAGTTGTGGGAGTAAGCTGAGGTCGACGCAATTAGGGGTATTAATTAGCGGGTACTTGATGCCTCATCCCGGCGCGTCCCTCTCACTCTTTTCATCCCTTTCCACACAAACACTCTCTCCACGTCTCTCGGCAGCCTCGAGCGGGACTAAAGTGCGGCGCCATTGACAGGGCAATACGGACAAAGGCTCGAATGGCTAATTACATGGTTTTATGTCATAATAGGGGTGCGGTTGCCAATATCACTGTCGTCAGACTCACTGTTATTAATCATCTTGCTGCCGAAAAAATTCAGTTAagtctttaaattaaaaaaaaaatgttcatccTAATCCAAAATTTATCGTCAAATCTGGgacataatttttgaaaacttcatTGTTAgaccaataaaaaattagaatagctgtcaaaataattttattgttgtcaataaaaattacaggATCCAGAAATAATGACATTTATTCTACATCAGTTATTGATGAGACGAACGTcgctattttaaaatttatcatcagaaattaaagtttttttttgaaaatcttgaGAGCCAGGAATCCTCCGTAGCCAGGATGACCTCGCAAGTACAATCCGATTCCGCGAATGGGTTCAGGTGAACTTTTATTAGCGACGATTTCCTGTAAATCGACATACGGAACAACATGTTGCATACCATCATAAATATCAGAAGTTCCACTGAATGATATGTGATGTTCGCATGATTTACTGAGTTCGGTATTGTTTCCTATTGAAGCTGTAGACGGCAGAAGATTCCTGTTCGGATATACCAATTTAGTGGttctaaaacaaataataaattatgtaagaAGATGGTTTCAGTCTTGGCTGTGAGactcaaatttatataaattgaaattaaaaattaatcattttaaaggtctattctattatataattacttttcaCGGCATTGACTTCTTATTACAATTTCTTCTTTgtcattatcaaaatttccatTGTCATCAATATAACGTCCACGCACTGATTGACCGTACAAAATACCTgaacaataattcaaataattataaaaaatttttattcgaatcattatttactctaaaaagtatcataaataaaataccagTCAAAACTGCATTCTCTGGTAAAATCATATCTTCTAATATAAGTTTTAAACAGCTGTAGCTTCTTCTTACAAAATTACTAGTGACTTTTCTTGGTGAATTACAATTACTTGAAGTTTTCCAATTCAAAGTTGTAGAATCAATTTGTCCTTCTGATAATTTAGCTTGTTGAATTTCAAGGTGAATTACATTAccgtatattttaaatctcgCGCCAGTTGCAACGCTAAAagattcatttatttgtaaaaaatactcTAATGCATAAAAGtgattatgtaaataaattttaagattaattacccgagtcaaaaaaaaaatttggattcaAGTTCTCAATAAGGAGTTTGAAGAtcagttttgaattttaaaattgacaacaaTAAGAAGTTATTCTAGTTTAGTCATCAAAATAGTAGTTACGACAATTTTTGCCATTTTGAAAACTAAACAAGAGTAATATAATTTGAACTAGAGCtttaaaatactcaaaaaatacAGGAACAATTTTATTCGACGTATTCTCTCCCGTCCTTTttctatctaaaattttcaaaaatccccatatgaaaaaatttatatactagCGAATTGTATATATGAGGTATATGtcttatatatgaaatttgcgcgcatatatatattttttttttacgggtccaaaatataactttttatttattgagaattttgaggtcttagttataattttaaatcgatctaattcaaaatttgagaacTTTCTTGGCGGGAAATAGAACATCAAAGGAATTGAAACTTTTGAGGACtgaactagaattttttttttgactcaagtaacgattaaataaaaaacttactaTCCATCATCAACTGATACTGGATCATTACAAAAAGAATTAAGCAATTTGCCACGAATATCAATGGGATTTGGATCATAAGTACGTTCACATATACACTTGCAAATGTTACCAGTGTAGtttaatactttttgaaaattacgtGAAATATCTTTACGTTTTAGATATCCGGAAAGATTTGTGGGCCTTGAACCAAGGGTGTCAATCATTTCTTTTTCTACTGCCTTTCGTCTTTCgcttttctaatttatttatttcccaaTAGTTCaatatattctatatattttatattttataatatttttacaaacaatATTCACTTACTGCTTTGAGTCGGCAAAAATGAATTCTTCCTGGGCATCTGTTTGGATAATTTAAACTATGCCCAATCCAAATACTACGCGATGGATCAAGCCCATCACATCGACCAGAACTATATCCGTCGTCACGTAAGTATTCTTCATCGATAGTTATTCCGTACATGCTATTAAATTCCGCGAAGTCggcttaaaaataataattcatttttataaaattcaaaaaaataattttatcaatcgtTTTTCCAactgtgtaaaaaataatatccatTAAAAGACTTACTTCCGTTTACATACTCACGACCATCACTTGGATCACctttttgaattgaaatcaATTCTGACGTTACCaataacatatttaatttattaataattataaatatcgaTATAGTAACACTGGAAGGATGtaaattcattgttattttttttttgtaattaaaaaaaaattactaatgaaCAGGGTAAGTATTTATCGAACAAATGTACCAGCTGGAATGTTTTGTGAATTTGAACAATTCGATGTACcgttactttattttataattctatTTTATCATGCTTTTAAGCTTTTTTGACCTTGATGGCACAAtatcacaattatttttagatatataatatgtatcatattgttttcgagctctttatACACCTAAGTTGGGGGAGATAAGACACAACGAACTGCTCAAGGcgtcaaaaatttgataacaaaaaaatgttattgcatggaaagttttaataaaattttgacgaTTGGCATTCCAATGCCATACGAATTATCAAGACAATTTTCGATTGAAATACTtggaaaatttggaaaaaaaatttttgataattcatTGTagattttacatatatatatggagaGTGAAtccttgaataaaaaaaggcaTGAGATCTATGATGCCTCGTTTCCGATTAATCTATTGGccgaaagcaaaaaaatatatgcaaacgacacgaaaatatacattaaaataaatatatatgagacgTACGCTAGTgtactcaaaaaaattgtaattagtgaaaaaaaataattggttatCTTTTAATAGGTTTGTTTGGAATAGACAACACAAGCGGATTGCATTCGGTGCtaaaaatctattaaatttcaattactcGCATTATTTCTTGCCCCACTTTTCCAAATATAGCTatgatgtaattttataatatacagtAATTAATACAAACTTGACTactaaactaaaattacaaatttatcgttataaaaaataaaattgaaaataaattttgaaataatgccgtcaaaaatttatataataattttatgaccgTGTCAAAAAAACAACGTTGTCTCAAAAAACTACGactcagtttaaaaaaaaatattattacaattgtaatgtgaaattacaaaaaaactttccgaaatttgaattgtatattaatattaatatatttaaatatataaatttttttggtggtAAGATTTAACAGCAATCTACAATAAGAAGTCGCTCGAAACCCCaggaatatattaatataactcTCGAACCCTTTGGAAGTTATTTTCCCGCTTAAGAAGATCTCGACCAATTACACGACCCGTCCACGGGCGTTGAATTTTAATTGGAGAAGAGGTTATATATACAAAGCATTGTAACCCTTTCCTTCAATGTAAGTCTTTCTCTTTGTCTTTTTCTACCTCAAGACTCAAGACAATCATAAATTGTTGAACCCCTCGCCCTAAGCCCTGAGCCCATTATTCCATGGGCCTTATTCTAGTTAACGAACCAATGAATCCAAATAAAAGTAACAGACCAAAAACTCGTTTCGatcttaaactttatttaatacactCAATATTAAGTCACcgagtaaaatatttagtcgGCActtggttttaaataaaatccattaatTTGGTTTGTTGATGAGCTGAATtaagttatcaaaataaaGGGGTTATAAGTATAAAGCCCTTTAAGTTgtccaattaattataatttactgaatctctctctctccttcttttcctttattcttattattctcttattttttatcataaatttacatCATTTAGCAGCTCatgcattttaatttttttatttatattttaagttttagtgagtgtattatattaataaaaatatataaattttaagtagcATTCATAATTATTAGTGGGGTTTTTAACGACCACTCTTTAGTACACTTGTGCCTGGTCGTTGAAAACGAAGCCTCCAAAAGGCTCTTACTCGTTATGAACGAGCCATCCCtcttaatatatacatatatacatatatacagatGTACACTTAATTGGGTTAATCTATAGAGATTAATTAACGCGAGCTGTACTGAATAGAGAATTAGCTTCGTACTGCATCGCGATCTCCTTTTATTTTACGGCTTGAGGTTTTAATTCTCGAACTAAAgacaattactattttttttttattatcattttgtaaTGAAgggatttgaatatttttaattaattgtgaaaCGTTATGCCagataaatgattaaataaattgctaattattttaaataattattgactctggattttaatatttaattagtcaattaaatattttccgatcgttatatatttagttttattttatatttcgatgatattattattgattaattattatttaagtaaaatattaattgataggtaattaatattttattttaatttaattgaatacagcgataaaaaaattttgaaaaattatgcgAGCAAGGGTTTagtcgaaattttgaaaaaaaaaaaaaaaaaaaaaaaatagttttgtttAGTAACTGagtcttgattttttttttaatttcaaaatatttaggctaaaaattgttgtgacgaaaaataaaaatttcagtaataaaaaaaatttcaaaaaataattttttacaattaaatttaaatttaaaaaaaaatttttaaatttttgaaaaatgttatggagaaataaataattttttgaaataaaaaaaagtagacaTATAAATTAAGAATGTTGAAGACACTTGTGTCGCCACGTCACGGCACGAGTCTTAACTACGAAGCAGACTCTCGAACGACCCCTTTTCAACCCCTTAAGGCACAATCAATTTTCTCGAGTTGTAACCGACCAGTGTAATTTCTTGGGCCATCACCAGGATTTTTTCATGTCGATCAAAATTATACGACCTAAACTGTCTAGAAGTATGTAAACTAAACTACCCCACAGAACTTAGTGATAATATCCGCCAAAGTCTTCTGACATGCAAagaaaagtatgaaaaaaaattttccacccAGAAAAaggaaatggaaaaaaaatgttaagtagAACGGGCAAAGGATCCATAGACTGAGTGTGTAATGTGTGCACACGTGGATATTGGGAAAGTTTGACACTCATTCGCGCGCACTTTTAAAGCTCTTGGTGAAACCCTCCTGAAAGTGACTCTTTCTATAAGGGGGATAGGtgaaagaatgaaaaaaaggGCAAGTTgagggtaaaaaatgaaaaaaataagaatgaaGGCTCGCACCTAGCATTTGCAGCCGGGTAGGGGTGGAAGTGGGACTGGGTGGGGGAGTGGAAAAGAAAAAGCTAATAAGTATCGAGAAACACGATCCAGGAGTAACTTTTAAGAACTCTCGAACGACGAGGGACACCGAAGTGTTGCTTGCTGCTCGCCGGTTTCTAGTTTCGATGGTTAAGACACTGAGTGTGAGACGGACAGAAAATTACGAGGGGTGGGTTTGTAGTTTATGAACACGAGTCACATAAATTGTTGCGGCTCTTTAAGAAATTGGAAAGGCACGTGGGAAACAGCTTGCGTAGAGTGCTTGtgaacttttcttttttttttttttaccaacgaTTGTAAAGAGTAATGGATTTATAAAGTGccactttataaattatcctaTCAATCTATTGATActtagataattatatttttttatcactcgctagtgaaaaaatttaacattttttttttaataaagcaaaaaaaatttttgaattttaaatcgaaaaataatcgtcatatttttttttatttttcgtatctCATGCACTCACCCCCTTGTCATATTTTAACCCAAAAGTTTTAATGtcgtgataaaataaaaaataaatatttatatatttgtttataaataaataaatatcaaacataggttaaaaaaatttcgatgaaCCAGATAAAAGCGATTCCCATTGGGAAACATTTCCCCTCTCAGGTATAATCTTCAGCGAGACAAGATATTACATTTGAATAAATGTCACCAGGCGATAACCAGTCGCTGGGTAAAACGAATACCAATACGACTACGGTATCGAAAGCACGATCGGGATAAATATCCCATGGGAAATATTCGCTAATATCGATCATATCATCATTAATAGCTCGACtgtacttttaataataataataacgttctaatatttatgtaaacttttttcataaataataaatatcacaaaaaatatttaaaagctaaaaatataaagatagataaataaaaattttgttacatgtgaataatttaataaaatgattaattgtgGATA
This genomic window from Microplitis demolitor isolate Queensland-Clemson2020A chromosome 6, iyMicDemo2.1a, whole genome shotgun sequence contains:
- the LOC103576046 gene encoding uncharacterized protein LOC103576046; protein product: MNLHPSSVTISIFIIINKLNMLLVTSELISIQKGDPSDGREYVNGTDFAEFNSMYGITIDEEYLRDDGYSSGRCDGLDPSRSIWIGHSLNYPNRCPGRIHFCRLKAKSERRKAVEKEMIDTLGSRPTNLSGYLKRKDISRNFQKVLNYTGNICKCICERTYDPNPIDIRGKLLNSFCNDPVSVDDGYVATGARFKIYGNVIHLEIQQAKLSEGQIDSTTLNWKTSSNCNSPRKVTSNFVRRSYSCLKLILEDMILPENAVLTGILYGQSVRGRYIDDNGNFDNDKEEIVIRSQCREKTTKLVYPNRNLLPSTASIGNNTELSKSCEHHISFSGTSDIYDGMQHVVPYVDLQEIVANKSSPEPIRGIGLYLRGHPGYGGFLALKIFKKKL